The Afipia massiliensis genome has a segment encoding these proteins:
- the cimA gene encoding citramalate synthase: MSRERLYLFDTTLRDGAQTNGVDFTLHDKRIIADMLDDLGIDYIEGGYPGANPSDTEFFAAKPKFEHAKFTAFGMTRRPGRSASNDPGLAALIEAKADAICFVAKSSEYQVRVALETTNEENLASIRDSVGAAKAAGREVMLDCEHFFDGYKENPQFALACAKAAYESGARWVVLCDTNGGTMPNEIEAIVGEVVKHIPGDHVGIHTHNDTEQAVANSLAAVRAGARQIQGTLNGLGERCGNANLCSLIPTLKLKKEFADKFEIGVSQEKLATLVHASRALDDILNRAPDRHAPYVGESAFVTKTGIHASAVLKDPQTYEHVAPEAIGNHRKVLVSDQAGRSNVIAELERAGIPFDKNDPKLTRLVEEMKEKEAAGYAYESADASFDLLARRTLGKVPDYFRVVQFDVNVEQRYNALAQRVTVAMAVVKVDVAGEMLISAAEGNGPVNALDVALRKDLGKYQRYIEGLRLVDYRVRILNGGTEAVTRVLIESEDEAGERWTTVGVSPNIIDASFQALMDSVVYKLVKSNAPA, encoded by the coding sequence ATGAGCCGCGAGCGCCTCTATCTGTTCGACACCACTTTGCGCGACGGCGCGCAGACCAACGGCGTCGACTTCACGTTGCACGACAAGCGGATCATCGCCGACATGCTCGACGATCTCGGCATCGATTATATCGAGGGTGGCTATCCGGGCGCAAATCCGTCCGATACCGAATTTTTTGCAGCCAAGCCGAAGTTCGAGCATGCGAAATTCACCGCCTTTGGCATGACGCGCCGTCCTGGCCGCTCGGCATCGAACGATCCGGGCCTTGCGGCTTTGATCGAAGCCAAGGCCGACGCAATCTGCTTTGTGGCGAAGTCGTCCGAGTATCAGGTGCGGGTGGCGCTAGAGACCACCAACGAGGAAAACCTCGCCTCGATCCGCGACAGCGTTGGCGCCGCCAAAGCGGCGGGCCGCGAGGTCATGCTTGATTGCGAGCACTTCTTCGACGGCTACAAGGAGAATCCGCAGTTCGCCTTAGCCTGCGCCAAGGCTGCGTATGAGTCCGGTGCGCGCTGGGTGGTGCTGTGCGACACCAACGGCGGGACGATGCCAAACGAAATCGAGGCCATTGTCGGCGAGGTGGTCAAGCATATCCCCGGCGATCACGTCGGGATCCATACCCATAACGACACCGAGCAGGCGGTGGCGAATTCGCTGGCCGCTGTGCGCGCGGGCGCCCGGCAGATTCAGGGCACGCTGAACGGGCTTGGCGAACGCTGCGGCAATGCCAATCTCTGCTCGCTGATCCCGACACTGAAGCTGAAGAAGGAATTTGCCGACAAGTTCGAGATCGGCGTGTCGCAGGAAAAGCTCGCAACGCTGGTCCATGCCTCGCGTGCGCTGGATGACATTCTCAACCGCGCGCCGGATCGCCATGCGCCGTATGTCGGCGAGAGCGCCTTCGTCACCAAGACGGGCATCCATGCCTCGGCGGTGCTGAAGGATCCGCAGACCTACGAGCATGTTGCCCCCGAAGCGATCGGCAATCACCGCAAGGTTCTGGTTTCCGATCAGGCGGGGCGCTCCAACGTCATCGCCGAACTGGAACGCGCCGGTATTCCGTTCGACAAGAACGATCCGAAGCTGACGCGTCTGGTCGAGGAAATGAAGGAGAAGGAGGCCGCGGGTTACGCGTATGAGTCCGCGGACGCTTCGTTTGATCTGCTGGCGCGGCGAACGCTCGGCAAGGTCCCGGATTATTTCCGTGTTGTGCAGTTCGACGTCAATGTCGAGCAGCGTTACAACGCACTGGCCCAACGTGTCACCGTGGCGATGGCGGTGGTGAAAGTCGATGTTGCCGGCGAAATGCTGATCTCGGCGGCGGAAGGCAACGGCCCCGTGAACGCGCTCGATGTCGCGCTGCGCAAGGATCTCGGCAAGTATCAGAGGTACATTGAGGGCCTTAGGCTGGTCGATTACCGCGTGCGTATCCTCAATGGCGGCACCGAGGCGGTCACGCGCGTGCTGATCGAAA
- a CDS encoding GNAT family N-acetyltransferase, with protein MGQSMPKVGLRPFLPQDTPVLAAIFVASIDELAEEDYSDAQREAWAGAAEDEEKFGKRLAGQLTLVATIESSPVGFASLKGKDHLDLLYVLPGFARQGVATSLCDALEKLAGARGATALTVEASDTAEPFFVKRGYTSQQRNTVSVGDEWLANTTMKKSLGGDAPRGEMPGRPS; from the coding sequence ATGGGACAATCTATGCCCAAAGTCGGCCTGCGGCCGTTTCTCCCCCAAGACACCCCGGTGCTCGCGGCGATCTTCGTCGCCAGTATCGATGAGCTTGCCGAGGAAGACTATTCGGATGCGCAGCGCGAGGCATGGGCAGGCGCTGCCGAGGATGAAGAGAAATTCGGAAAACGTCTCGCCGGTCAGCTCACGCTGGTTGCAACCATCGAAAGCTCGCCGGTCGGCTTTGCCTCGCTGAAAGGCAAGGATCATCTCGATCTTCTTTACGTGCTGCCGGGTTTCGCGCGGCAGGGCGTTGCGACGTCGCTTTGCGATGCGCTTGAGAAACTAGCCGGAGCGCGAGGGGCAACGGCGCTGACAGTCGAAGCCAGCGACACCGCCGAACCGTTCTTCGTCAAGCGCGGCTACACAAGCCAGCAACGCAATACGGTGTCGGTCGGCGACGAATGGCTTGCCAATACGACAATGAAAAAGTCACTGGGCGGCGATGCGCCGCGAGGCGAAATGCCGGGAAGGCCATCATGA
- the cysS gene encoding cysteine--tRNA ligase translates to MELKLYDTLTKEKQPFRPLDPKDVRMYVCGPTVYDFAHIGNARPVIVFDVLFRLLRHVYGADHVKYVRNITDVDDKINDRAARDFPGLPLNEAIRKVTEQTEKQFHADVDALGCLRPTVEPRATEHIAEMREIIEKLIANGNAYAEQDHVLFKVASDPNYGKLARRSLDEMLAGARVDVAPYKHDAMDFVLWKPSKPGEPSWPSPAGIKAEGRPGWHIECSAMAWKHLGEQFDIHGGGIDLVFPHHENELAQSCCAFHEERMANVWMHNGFLQVEGEKMSKSLGNFVTINELLATDKFGGRKWDGEVLRLAMLRTHYRSPIDWTVEALGVSKKAIDYWYDVIGDDTEPCGDIDAVLHDALLDDLNISNAIARLHAIALEARGAASGKAQLDLKRNLKSSAMILGLLGRTKREYLESDPQVILVDEAKVEVSLAARTAARARKDFKESDRIRDELAAMGVAIKDGKDADGNPVTTWEIAR, encoded by the coding sequence ATGGAGCTAAAGCTCTACGACACGCTGACCAAGGAGAAGCAGCCGTTCCGGCCGCTCGATCCCAAAGACGTGCGCATGTATGTGTGCGGGCCGACGGTCTATGACTTCGCGCATATCGGGAACGCGCGTCCGGTCATCGTCTTCGACGTGCTGTTCCGGTTGCTGCGGCATGTCTACGGCGCGGATCACGTCAAGTATGTCCGCAACATCACCGACGTCGATGACAAGATCAACGATCGCGCGGCGCGGGATTTCCCGGGGCTTCCGCTGAACGAGGCGATCCGCAAGGTCACCGAGCAGACTGAAAAGCAGTTTCATGCCGATGTGGATGCGCTGGGCTGCCTGCGGCCGACGGTCGAACCGCGCGCGACCGAGCATATCGCCGAGATGCGGGAGATCATCGAAAAGCTGATCGCCAACGGAAATGCCTATGCCGAGCAGGACCACGTCCTGTTCAAGGTGGCGTCCGATCCGAACTACGGAAAGCTCGCGCGCCGATCGCTTGACGAGATGCTGGCAGGCGCGCGCGTCGACGTTGCGCCCTACAAGCACGACGCGATGGATTTCGTGCTGTGGAAGCCGTCGAAGCCGGGCGAACCGTCGTGGCCGTCTCCAGCCGGCATCAAGGCCGAGGGGCGTCCGGGCTGGCATATCGAATGCTCGGCGATGGCGTGGAAGCATCTAGGCGAGCAGTTCGACATTCATGGCGGCGGCATCGATCTCGTGTTTCCACATCACGAGAACGAACTCGCGCAATCATGCTGTGCCTTTCACGAAGAGCGCATGGCGAATGTCTGGATGCACAACGGCTTCCTTCAGGTCGAAGGCGAGAAGATGTCGAAGAGCCTCGGCAATTTCGTCACGATCAATGAGTTATTGGCGACGGATAAGTTTGGCGGGCGGAAGTGGGATGGAGAGGTACTGCGCCTCGCTATGCTGAGGACACACTATCGGTCTCCCATTGATTGGACGGTTGAAGCGCTTGGCGTAAGCAAGAAGGCTATCGACTATTGGTACGACGTAATCGGAGACGATACCGAGCCTTGTGGTGACATTGATGCAGTTTTGCATGATGCGCTTCTCGACGATTTGAATATTTCGAACGCAATTGCGCGTCTGCATGCAATTGCTCTGGAGGCTCGTGGTGCTGCTTCTGGGAAGGCGCAGCTTGATCTAAAGCGCAACCTAAAATCATCTGCTATGATTCTTGGGTTGCTTGGTCGAACCAAGCGTGAGTATCTAGAAAGTGATCCTCAAGTAATTTTGGTTGATGAAGCCAAGGTCGAAGTGTCGCTCGCCGCACGCACTGCCGCCCGCGCCCGAAAGGATTTCAAAGAGTCCGACCGTATCCGCGATGAGCTTGCTGCGATGGGTGTTGCGATTAAGGACGGCAAGGATGCCGACGGCAACCCCGTGACTACATGGGAGATCGCGCGATGA
- a CDS encoding DUF2865 domain-containing protein, giving the protein MPNSSFLRWTFASAALVSAAMLTHGATAQQGFSPPPGQPGAANPICQRLVGQLSAVDGGGGDSAKADQIQRYVEAQSRQQSELERVQDQAKRQGCDSSGFFSLFSGQSAQCGPINTRIQQMRSNLDQITNNLERLRGGGFGGSERENQRRSVLMALAQNNCGPQYAAQLRNSGGGGFLENLFGGNNNTGAPIDNGAASGTYRTVCARSCDGFYFPISFATVPGRFADDERTCKALCPAADATLYSYRNPGEDMNQAVSVNGQPYAQSPNAFKYRQAFDKSCSCKAVGQTWSDALKNIDDKATAAQQGDIIVTDESSKKMSQPKAPAPAQKKAGSVATPTNAQPLPTGAPAAPADSGDKPIRSVGPTFIPAR; this is encoded by the coding sequence TTGCCGAATTCTTCGTTTCTGCGATGGACTTTTGCCAGCGCTGCGCTTGTGAGCGCGGCGATGCTGACCCATGGCGCCACGGCACAGCAGGGATTTTCGCCGCCGCCGGGCCAGCCCGGGGCTGCCAACCCCATCTGCCAGCGGCTCGTAGGCCAGTTATCGGCAGTTGACGGTGGCGGTGGCGACAGCGCCAAGGCGGACCAGATACAGCGTTATGTAGAGGCCCAGAGCCGGCAACAGTCCGAGCTGGAGCGAGTACAGGATCAGGCCAAGCGGCAGGGCTGCGACAGTTCGGGGTTTTTCTCGCTGTTCAGCGGCCAGTCCGCGCAATGCGGGCCGATCAACACGCGTATTCAGCAGATGCGGTCCAACCTGGACCAGATCACCAACAATCTTGAACGATTGCGCGGCGGCGGGTTCGGCGGTTCGGAGCGCGAGAACCAGCGCCGCTCTGTGCTGATGGCGCTCGCGCAGAACAATTGCGGTCCGCAATACGCAGCTCAGTTGCGCAACAGCGGTGGCGGCGGCTTCCTCGAGAACCTGTTCGGCGGCAATAACAATACCGGCGCGCCGATCGACAACGGGGCAGCCTCAGGCACCTACCGAACAGTCTGTGCGCGAAGCTGCGATGGCTTTTATTTCCCGATCTCTTTCGCCACCGTGCCGGGCCGCTTTGCGGACGACGAACGCACCTGCAAGGCACTCTGCCCCGCCGCGGACGCGACGCTCTACAGCTATCGCAATCCCGGCGAAGACATGAACCAGGCGGTGTCGGTCAACGGCCAGCCGTACGCTCAGTCCCCGAACGCATTCAAGTATCGCCAGGCGTTCGACAAGTCGTGCAGTTGCAAGGCCGTGGGCCAGACGTGGTCCGACGCGCTGAAGAACATCGACGACAAGGCCACTGCCGCCCAGCAGGGCGACATCATCGTGACCGATGAGAGCTCGAAGAAGATGTCGCAGCCAAAAGCTCCGGCACCGGCCCAGAAGAAAGCGGGCTCCGTCGCAACGCCGACGAACGCGCAACCGTTGCCGACTGGCGCACCGGCTGCACCCGCCGATTCCGGCGACAAGCCGATCCGCTCGGTCGGGCCGACGTTTATCCCCGCACGCTAA
- a CDS encoding NAD+ synthase, giving the protein MTKSQFTITLAQLNPVVGDVTGNAAKARAARSRAKADRADLLVLPELFMAGYPPEDLVLKPAFQVACRAEVEALARETSDGGPAVLIGTPWVEDGKLYNACALLDDGRIAALRFKVNLPNYGVFDEKRVFARGPVSGPVTIRGVRVGVPICEDTWMEESEDYENVVECLAETGAEILIVPNGSPYTREKNDMRLSVSVARVAESGLPLIYLNQIGGQDELVFDGSSFALNADRSLAFQLPGFVEDITTVRWTKGEGGWSCKGPVTPVLDGDRGDYAACVLGLRDYVGKTGFPGVLLGVSGGIDSALCAAIAVDALGADKVRGVMLPFRFTAQESLDDAAKLAKQLGIKYEVLPIAAAVQGFEEILKPAFAGRERDVTEENLQARTRGVLLMAISNKFGSMLVTTGNKSEMSVGYATLYGDMNGGYNPIKDIYKTEVFRLSTLRNSWKPEGAFGPSGEVIPPNIITRPPTAELRENQTDQDSLPPYDVLDAILERLVEREEPLASIIAEGFDRETVTRIDRLLNIAEYKRRQAAPGVKVTRKNFGRDRRYPIINKFRDTGTEPSAPDHSLVTRSSRGSAEAFEG; this is encoded by the coding sequence ATGACCAAATCCCAGTTCACGATCACGCTCGCGCAGCTCAATCCCGTCGTCGGCGACGTCACGGGCAACGCTGCCAAGGCCCGTGCAGCCCGCTCGCGGGCGAAAGCCGATCGCGCCGATCTGCTGGTGTTGCCTGAATTGTTCATGGCGGGCTATCCGCCGGAAGACTTGGTGCTCAAGCCGGCGTTTCAGGTAGCATGCCGCGCCGAGGTTGAGGCGCTGGCGCGGGAAACCTCCGATGGCGGACCGGCGGTACTGATCGGCACACCATGGGTCGAGGACGGCAAACTCTATAACGCCTGCGCGCTGCTCGACGACGGCCGGATCGCAGCGCTGCGGTTCAAGGTCAACCTTCCGAATTACGGTGTTTTCGACGAGAAGCGGGTGTTTGCGCGTGGGCCGGTGTCCGGCCCGGTCACGATCCGCGGTGTGCGGGTCGGTGTGCCCATCTGTGAAGACACATGGATGGAAGAGTCCGAAGACTACGAAAACGTCGTCGAGTGCCTTGCGGAGACCGGCGCGGAAATCCTGATCGTACCGAATGGCTCGCCTTATACGCGCGAGAAGAACGACATGCGGTTGTCGGTCTCTGTTGCCCGTGTGGCTGAGAGCGGACTGCCGCTGATCTATCTCAACCAGATCGGCGGGCAGGACGAACTGGTGTTCGACGGTTCGTCTTTCGCGCTGAACGCGGATCGCTCGCTGGCCTTCCAGTTGCCGGGGTTCGTGGAAGACATCACGACGGTACGCTGGACCAAGGGTGAGGGCGGCTGGAGCTGCAAGGGGCCGGTCACGCCGGTGCTAGACGGCGACAGGGGCGACTATGCAGCCTGTGTGCTGGGTTTGCGGGATTATGTCGGCAAGACCGGTTTCCCAGGTGTGCTGCTCGGTGTGTCCGGCGGTATCGATTCCGCCTTGTGCGCGGCCATTGCTGTGGACGCACTCGGCGCGGACAAGGTGCGCGGCGTGATGCTGCCGTTTCGGTTTACGGCGCAGGAATCGCTGGACGACGCGGCAAAGCTCGCGAAACAACTCGGCATCAAGTACGAGGTGCTGCCAATCGCGGCGGCGGTGCAAGGGTTTGAGGAAATCCTGAAGCCGGCATTCGCGGGGCGTGAACGTGATGTCACCGAGGAAAACCTGCAGGCGCGCACGCGCGGCGTGCTGCTGATGGCGATTTCCAACAAGTTCGGTTCGATGCTGGTGACCACCGGCAACAAGTCGGAAATGTCGGTCGGCTACGCTACGCTCTATGGCGACATGAACGGCGGCTACAATCCGATCAAGGATATCTACAAGACGGAAGTGTTTCGGCTTTCGACGTTGCGCAATTCATGGAAGCCCGAGGGCGCCTTTGGTCCGTCCGGCGAGGTCATTCCGCCGAATATTATCACGCGTCCGCCGACGGCGGAATTGCGCGAGAACCAGACCGATCAGGATTCGCTGCCGCCTTACGATGTGCTGGACGCCATTCTGGAGAGATTGGTCGAACGCGAGGAGCCGCTTGCCTCGATCATCGCGGAGGGGTTCGATCGGGAGACCGTCACGCGCATCGACCGGCTGTTGAATATCGCCGAATACAAGCGCCGTCAGGCAGCACCCGGCGTGAAGGTGACGCGCAAGAATTTTGGCCGCGACCGTCGTTATCCGATCATCAATAAATTCCGGGACACCGGGACGGAGCCGTCCGCGCCTGATCATTCGCTGGTGACGCGATCCAGCCGCGGCTCGGCGGAAGCTTTCGAGGGCTGA
- a CDS encoding diacylglycerol kinase, whose product MVRVVLSRMCRATINSRNGLAFAFRSEQAFREELIALLLAIPLAWLIGVTPARRLELVMVVLLLMVVELLNTAIEKLADRLTTDHDPQIGRVKDMGSAAVAVMLLIAGIFWLFAIAERIGLI is encoded by the coding sequence ATGGTGCGAGTGGTGCTGTCGCGGATGTGCCGCGCCACGATCAACAGCCGGAACGGATTGGCATTTGCCTTCCGTTCCGAACAGGCCTTCCGCGAAGAGTTGATTGCGCTCCTGCTGGCGATCCCGCTGGCATGGCTGATTGGCGTCACGCCGGCGCGACGTCTTGAACTTGTGATGGTCGTGCTACTGCTGATGGTGGTCGAACTCCTGAACACCGCCATCGAAAAGCTCGCCGACCGTCTCACGACCGACCACGATCCCCAGATCGGCCGCGTCAAGGACATGGGATCAGCGGCAGTCGCCGTGATGCTACTGATCGCGGGCATTTTCTGGCTGTTTGCGATCGCCGAACGCATAGGTCTCATCTGA
- a CDS encoding class II 3-deoxy-7-phosphoheptulonate synthase — translation MSERWTPDSWRKKPVMQVPDYPDAKALADVEAQLATFPPLVFAGEARNLKKSLARVAAGEAFLLQGGDCAESFAEHGANNIRDFFRVLLQMAVVLTYAGALPVVKVGRIAGQFAKPRSSPMEKQGDVELPSYRGDIVNDMAFTKEARIPDPQRQLMAYRQSAATLNLLRAFATGGFANLGSVHQWMLGFVKDSPQSRRYKELADRISEALNFMRACGLDLESHPELRATDFYTSHEALLLGYEQAFTRVDSTTGDWYATTGHMIWIGDRTRQLDHGHIEYFRGIKNPIGLKCGPSLKPDELIKLIDVLNPDNEPGRLTLINRFGSDKVDAHLPQLIRAVQREGRVVVWSCDPMHGNTITSTSGYKTRPFDRVLSEVKSFFTIHAAEGTHAGGVHLEMTGQDVTECIGGARAITDEDLNDRYHTVCDPRLNAEQSIDMAFLIAELLKQERAGKVKPMPAVAGF, via the coding sequence ATGTCCGAGCGGTGGACGCCCGACAGCTGGCGCAAGAAGCCAGTTATGCAAGTGCCGGATTATCCCGATGCGAAAGCGTTGGCCGATGTCGAGGCGCAGCTTGCAACGTTTCCACCGCTGGTTTTTGCAGGTGAAGCGCGCAACCTGAAGAAATCGCTGGCCCGCGTCGCGGCCGGCGAAGCCTTCCTGCTGCAGGGCGGCGACTGCGCCGAGAGCTTTGCCGAACACGGCGCGAACAACATCCGCGATTTCTTCCGGGTGCTGCTGCAGATGGCGGTGGTCCTGACCTATGCCGGCGCGCTGCCGGTGGTGAAGGTCGGCCGCATCGCCGGACAGTTCGCCAAGCCGCGCTCTTCACCGATGGAAAAGCAGGGCGATGTCGAGTTGCCCAGCTATCGCGGTGACATCGTCAACGACATGGCTTTCACGAAAGAGGCGCGCATTCCAGATCCGCAACGCCAGCTAATGGCGTACCGGCAGTCGGCGGCAACGCTGAACCTGCTGCGCGCGTTCGCAACCGGCGGCTTCGCCAACTTGGGCAGCGTGCATCAGTGGATGCTCGGCTTCGTGAAGGATTCGCCGCAGTCTCGTCGTTACAAGGAACTGGCCGACCGCATTTCCGAGGCGCTGAATTTCATGCGCGCCTGCGGCCTCGATCTCGAGAGCCATCCGGAACTGCGCGCGACCGACTTCTACACCAGCCACGAGGCGCTGCTGCTCGGCTACGAGCAGGCGTTCACGCGCGTCGATTCCACGACGGGCGACTGGTACGCGACCACGGGTCACATGATCTGGATCGGTGACCGCACCCGCCAGCTCGATCATGGCCACATCGAATACTTCCGGGGCATCAAGAACCCGATCGGCCTGAAGTGCGGCCCGTCGCTGAAGCCGGATGAACTGATCAAGCTGATCGACGTCCTCAACCCCGACAACGAGCCGGGCCGGCTGACGCTGATCAATCGTTTCGGTTCGGACAAGGTTGATGCTCACCTGCCGCAGTTGATCCGCGCTGTGCAGCGGGAAGGCCGCGTCGTGGTCTGGTCGTGCGATCCGATGCACGGCAACACCATCACGTCCACGTCCGGCTACAAGACCCGGCCGTTCGATCGTGTGCTGTCAGAGGTGAAGTCGTTCTTCACGATCCATGCCGCGGAAGGCACCCATGCCGGCGGCGTCCATCTGGAAATGACTGGGCAGGACGTCACCGAATGCATCGGCGGCGCGCGCGCGATTACTGATGAGGACCTCAACGACCGCTATCACACGGTCTGCGATCCGCGCCTGAACGCCGAGCAATCGATCGACATGGCTTTCCTGATCGCCGAGCTTCTCAAGCAGGAGCGCGCGGGTAAGGTGAAGCCGATGCCGGCCGTCGCGGGGTTCTGA
- the gor gene encoding glutathione-disulfide reductase, translating into MADFDVDLFVIGGGSGGVRAARIAAGYGASVLVAEEYRMGGTCVIRGCVPKKLMVYASHVRHELDDAAGFGWTIPPATFDWPTLIANKDREIARLEAAYTFNVEKAGAKILKARATFEDAHTLRLSTGETVRAKYILIATGGAPNHGEAIPGIEHVISSNEVFHLTTFPKRIVIQGGGYIALEFACIFAGLGADVTVIYRGENILRGFDDDVRKHVRNEMEKSGITVLTGCVVTKVDKHGEAFTAHLSSGSSVAADQVMFAVGRHPNIKGLGLEKAGVALNPVNGGIAVDGFSQTNVPHIYAVGDVTHRLNLTPVAIREGHAFADTVFGKRPTRVDHADIPTAVFTQPEVGTVGLNEAEARAQYTHVDIYKTDFRSLKSTLSGSESRIMMKLIVDASTDRILGCHIVGPEAGELIQIVGIAVKMKATKADFDATIAVHPTAAEELVTLRTPSARHVRQAAE; encoded by the coding sequence ATGGCGGACTTCGACGTTGATCTGTTCGTGATCGGCGGTGGCTCGGGCGGCGTACGCGCTGCCCGGATTGCCGCCGGCTACGGTGCAAGCGTTTTGGTCGCCGAGGAATACCGCATGGGCGGCACCTGCGTGATTCGCGGCTGCGTGCCCAAGAAGCTGATGGTCTACGCATCCCATGTTCGCCACGAACTGGATGACGCTGCGGGCTTCGGCTGGACCATCCCGCCCGCAACCTTCGACTGGCCGACCCTGATCGCCAACAAGGATCGGGAAATTGCCCGGCTCGAGGCGGCCTATACGTTCAATGTCGAAAAGGCCGGCGCCAAAATTCTAAAAGCGCGCGCGACGTTCGAGGACGCACACACGCTGCGCCTTTCGACAGGCGAAACCGTTAGGGCAAAATATATCCTCATTGCCACGGGCGGCGCGCCGAACCATGGCGAAGCCATTCCAGGCATCGAGCATGTGATCTCCTCCAACGAGGTGTTTCACCTTACGACGTTTCCGAAGCGGATCGTGATTCAGGGCGGGGGTTACATCGCGCTGGAATTCGCCTGCATCTTCGCCGGTCTTGGTGCGGATGTGACCGTGATCTATCGCGGCGAGAACATCCTGCGCGGTTTCGATGACGACGTGCGAAAGCATGTGCGCAACGAAATGGAAAAATCCGGCATCACAGTGCTGACCGGCTGCGTCGTCACCAAAGTCGACAAGCACGGTGAAGCTTTCACGGCGCATCTGTCGAGCGGATCGAGTGTTGCCGCCGATCAGGTGATGTTTGCAGTCGGGAGACACCCGAATATCAAGGGACTTGGGCTGGAGAAGGCTGGCGTTGCGCTGAACCCGGTCAATGGCGGGATCGCGGTTGACGGATTTTCGCAGACCAATGTCCCGCACATCTATGCGGTGGGCGATGTTACGCATCGGCTCAACCTGACGCCCGTCGCGATCCGCGAAGGGCACGCGTTCGCTGACACGGTGTTCGGCAAACGACCAACCCGCGTCGACCATGCGGACATTCCAACCGCAGTCTTTACGCAGCCTGAGGTGGGCACAGTGGGGCTCAACGAAGCTGAGGCGCGGGCGCAATATACCCACGTCGATATCTACAAGACCGATTTCCGTTCGCTGAAATCGACACTGTCGGGAAGCGAATCCCGGATCATGATGAAGCTGATCGTCGATGCCTCGACCGACCGCATCCTCGGCTGCCATATCGTGGGGCCGGAGGCGGGCGAACTGATTCAGATTGTCGGCATCGCCGTGAAAATGAAGGCGACCAAAGCTGACTTCGACGCCACCATCGCGGTCCATCCGACCGCGGCTGAAGAACTCGTGACCTTGCGCACCCCAAGCGCACGCCACGTCCGCCAGGCCGCGGAATAG
- a CDS encoding DUF2059 domain-containing protein: MKKFSNVLLAAGAALVLMVGSAMAQASKPPSAAALGYAKDILTSKNVSMIYQGAVPGLVQRTKDVLLQSNLNYQKDLNEVAVQVAKDLAGREKEIGEEMARIYATAFTEQELKELAAFYKSPLGVKVIAQEPVAFNTARQYMDQWAQKFGEEINGKFRAEMKKRGKEI, encoded by the coding sequence ATGAAGAAGTTTTCGAACGTGTTGCTCGCGGCCGGCGCGGCGCTTGTCCTGATGGTGGGTAGCGCGATGGCGCAGGCTTCGAAGCCGCCATCCGCCGCTGCCCTCGGCTATGCCAAGGACATCCTGACGTCCAAGAATGTCAGCATGATCTATCAGGGCGCGGTCCCGGGTCTCGTGCAGCGGACCAAGGATGTGCTGTTGCAGTCGAACCTGAACTACCAGAAGGACCTCAACGAAGTCGCTGTCCAGGTCGCGAAGGACCTCGCGGGCCGCGAAAAGGAAATCGGCGAGGAAATGGCGCGGATTTACGCCACCGCCTTCACCGAGCAGGAGCTGAAGGAGCTGGCCGCGTTCTACAAGTCGCCGCTCGGCGTCAAGGTGATCGCGCAGGAGCCGGTGGCATTCAACACAGCGCGCCAATATATGGATCAGTGGGCGCAGAAATTCGGCGAAGAAATCAACGGCAAGTTTCGTGCTGAAATGAAGAAGCGCGGCAAGGAAATTTAA
- the rpiA gene encoding ribose-5-phosphate isomerase RpiA — MSMDDLKRQAAARAVEQVRDGMKLGLGTGSTAKHFVELLGERVQAGLKVIGVPTSEATRADAERCGVPLTTLEEVDRLDLTVDGADEIDPNLELIKGGGGALLREKIVAAASDRMIVIADESKWVKTLGRFPLPIEVVPFGLGATRRAIEAAFAENNVSGQMDIRKAKDGHAFVTDGGHWIIDARLGQIPDSARLAVSLNSIPGVVEHGLFIGLARTAVLAGPEGIRVVERPSRRN; from the coding sequence ATGTCGATGGACGATCTGAAAAGACAGGCTGCAGCACGTGCGGTTGAGCAGGTGCGGGACGGCATGAAGCTTGGGCTCGGCACCGGTTCCACCGCCAAGCACTTCGTCGAACTGCTCGGCGAACGTGTGCAGGCGGGCCTAAAGGTTATTGGCGTTCCGACCTCGGAAGCGACACGAGCCGACGCCGAGCGCTGCGGAGTACCACTGACCACGCTGGAGGAGGTCGACCGACTCGATCTCACCGTGGATGGCGCCGACGAAATTGATCCCAATCTTGAACTCATCAAGGGCGGAGGCGGGGCCCTGCTGCGCGAGAAGATCGTCGCGGCGGCCTCTGACCGGATGATTGTGATCGCAGACGAGTCCAAGTGGGTCAAAACCCTAGGGCGCTTTCCGCTGCCGATCGAAGTCGTTCCGTTCGGCCTCGGCGCGACGCGCCGGGCCATCGAGGCGGCCTTTGCGGAAAATAACGTTTCCGGCCAAATGGATATTCGTAAGGCCAAAGACGGCCATGCTTTCGTCACCGATGGCGGCCACTGGATTATCGATGCCCGCCTTGGGCAAATACCGGATTCCGCCAGATTGGCAGTGTCACTGAATTCGATTCCGGGCGTGGTCGAACACGGTTTGTTTATCGGACTCGCGCGGACGGCTGTGCTCGCTGGCCCCGAGGGTATTCGCGTTGTTGAACGGCCCTCGCGCCGCAATTGA